The following DNA comes from Carassius carassius chromosome 41, fCarCar2.1, whole genome shotgun sequence.
AACTGTTTAAGCTGTTCATCCACGATGACTTTATTAGTATGGTTATGTGAGGTATTGTTCATCATTGCTGTGTGAACATTTGCCTCAACATTGCGCTCAACAGCTCTGTGCACTGCAGTGCTTCTGGAAACCGCAATCttttttgcagcagcagcagcactcaGCTGAGGGAACTGTTTAGTGTACAAAGCTGAGGTGTACTGCAGCTCAGGTGTAATCAACCTCTGACAAAGCTGACGAGTGTCATTGTTTAACCCCAGTCGGAGGTTATAACCTTGAATAACTGCTACACCATACTGAAAGGGCTTCAGGGATGAATCCTGGACATGCACAGGATCTACCGCCCCTCCTTCCTGAAGACACATTTTCTCAAGCGTTCTCCTCTTTGCCCTCAGAAGCATAACTTCCTGTTGGAGCTTCGCCCGCCCGAGTGTGGATTCTATGCGTTTCCAGAAAGTGGCATTAAAGTGCTGATACAATCGCCAGTCAAGTGAACTCCACTCTTTTAACCGCTCTGCAGTCTCTGTCCTCAAGGGCCTGCGCGAGCGTTCACTGCGACTGTTGAGGCGGAAAGATAAAACGTCATCCAGTGACCAGCAGAGGGCATGTTTTAGAAGCACTAGCGATTCATCAAAATACTCCGAGATGAGGATCAGCGGAAAGTCACGTTCCACAGCGGCGATGACCTCGGCACTTCGTTTGTCCAGCTCTATGTTTTTCTTAGGTGCTGTATTATCCAGACCGAAGTCAAAGGTCAAAATGTTACGTGCATAGTGGTTATAAGGCACAGAGGCGTTGTAGCTCCGCCCACCCTGGATCAGGAACTCCTCAAGGCTTTTGACAGCACGGAAAGCTGGGATTGCTTTGTAGTAAACAAACAGGGATTCCATCATCGCCACTGGATTCCGAAGAATGGAAAAGTAGAATGTATCTTTAGGCATCACTTTCCTCACCTGCAAGTCAGAAAAGACAGTACAGACTTATGAATAAAATCTTtttaatgcattgtcatttttttttaccttgtgcTGCAAAAAAACAGTCACACTCCAAATAATACATTATAGATATAAGAtaacaaaaattaattaataaaaaaatatgaaataaaaagcattagatTTTAGCATTAGAAAAAATAAGTTTCCAACTCAGTTTTAGGTCTTATTTGTAATATAAACCAGGTGAATGATAATGTCTTGGCTTAATAtcatgaatattatattatttttccgATCCTGCAACAGCCTCCAAAGGCTGGGTAATGTGCTCTCGGACTGACCTCCTGTGATCTGAATCTCATGTGATTGCACAGGATGTGGAACTCCTTCACACTGCGAGACCGGACACCCTCCACAAAGTGTGCTGCAAAGAATGTTGGGTAAAATAACTGGCTCTGCATTTTCGCTGGCAAGGCAAAGGTCAGATTATGGCTTTCCCCATAACGATAGAGAATGTTCAGTATGGTGCTGCTGGCAGTCTTGTGTGTCTTGAGGAAGACGATATGGTTTTTGGGCTGACACATGACAGTGTCGTCAACTAGTGATTTTACTGCATGTTTATCAGCTTTGTCATCAGAGGGTGGaggttttttcatttttgggatccTTTTGGGGAAATCTGGCCTCTGCGGCTTCTTTGGAAAATCTATTGGTGGAGCTGCTTTGGTAGTGCTAGAACGCTTTTTTCTTGTATCCTCCAAGACTTGGACCCTCTCCTCTTCTGAATGAGGGTTTTCACTCTGGTCTTTTCTTTGTATGAAAGGTTGCTGGTCTAATAGTTCCTCAAAAATGGCTGCTGAGACAGACCAAAGATTTTTCCAGTCTCTGTGCTTTATGGGCCCGTGCATCTCTGCAGGCATTCTGACCAGCTGCTCGCTCACAACTTTCAATTCCTTGGAGCTCCTGAGAGTGAGAATGagaatatgagagagagagagatatgctGTCCCTTATGGAACCAACACAAATCAATCATATTTTATGGCCTCTATAATAAATtccctttaaatgtaaatattgtccCATGCAAGCTGTAAAATTGGagtcaaatataataatataatttttacgtTTATAATTAATTAGTAATTTTGACAAGATGTTTACATTACATATTGTCCAATGCAAGCTGGTAAATCTGAGATGTTTATAATACTTCTTATATGTTTATAAGTTTGTAActtggtcagtttttttttcattgcttttaaaacaaatatcGTTCAATGCAAGCTGTTAAAAGTAGATTATATTCATatgacagcggttctcaattccagtcctccaCACCCCCGTTacgcacattttgtatgtctctctttgttaacacagctgattcagataatcagctcgttagaagtgagctccgtgcatgaactgtgttcccattgacatggtccctacacagtgctCATttctccctgagcaggggaaatctgttcaATTTACCtcacttctgaacattcattctgCGCTGTTAAACGTCTTCACAAACGAACAAGTGTGACAtttataaatctttaaataaatacaatttaaatgcaCGTCTCGCACACTGCAATGCACTTtaaatggaacatatacattcTCTTCGAACTGGAATCAAGGCGGAATATCCTGTGGTGTTCACTCCTGTGGAGCAGTGATCCTCATATCTGGCTTGCGAGAGggttagctctaaccctaatcatatcttcaggatcattagaaaatcacaggtaggttagtttgattaggattggagctaaagtCAGGTCCACAGGACagtggatctcccgagccagatttgaggatcattGGAgtagaacaaacatctgaagcgATAAAagtgacatacaaaatgtgcagagtagGGTGGCGCGAGGACttgaattgagaaccgctgtaatataataacataatatgtTTACAATATATGCTTATAATAAGTTTGTAACTTTGACAATATATTTGTATTGCCCTTAATTGAAATATcgttgaaaaaaataaagttgaaaagTCTTCCTCGGTCTGTTTATAATGTCGCTGTATAAGTTACCATGAGTTACCTGGCCTGTCGGGCGACTCCCATCATCTGCAGAGCCACGCAGAGGACCGTCAGGACCATCAGAGAGAACCACATGAAGCGCATGCGACTGCAGCACGCCGCTCTCACGCACCTGCAAACATACGCACAGGTTCAACAGCAACAGTGCATGTTAGTGAGATATGTGCATGATATATGTGCATATGCATTCTAGCTGAACAGACGATAAGGTCAAGTGTAATGTGACAATATAAGCGGCGTGTGAGATCATTTGGTGATCGACTATCTAACCGTTGAACCATTGTGTTCAGCGACGCAAATATTGCGGAGGCATCAGCAGTTCCTGTTATTAAAGGGCATACTTGGAGGTTAGACCCCATTAAGAAAGAAAAATGCACTTCAGCAACGCCAAACCGGAAATTGCGTAACGAGAGGGCGAGCGCGGTCATATAACCTACCACAGATGCATGCGGTTTTCCtctgtatatgtttatattttttattatcttatgaattaattgatttatttatttatttatttatttatttatagttatttgtctttgtgtatttaaatttgttGGTGAAACTTTACAAGGTGCTATATTTTTCCCCCTGTTTATAAAGTAGAGGTTCTAACTGTTCTGTATTATTTTTAgaatttgtttaatgtttgatgcataataataataataataaaagatttatACCATAGGAAAACATTGGATCACAATGACAGATCAGACACTGAGgaaattgtaaatgtttatttagaCTCCAGCCATATAATTATGATGCTGCTTTGCGGCCGAGAGCAGGGATAGGCAAGGCTTAGACAGAACAGTCAGAGATGACAAATATGGGTTGTGTGAAGACCAATTTGGTGCCCTatatatggaagtaaaataatgacttatgtctttgaaacaaaaaagcatgctgaatagcactaactgaaaaataatgcattgcattaacagtacttgcattttaatgccttgaatttccagggcttgcattgttaggtcctgaaattttatatagttgttcatttaagctgtgaatatttcaattgaaaatattttacacacctttttataattaaaaaatcaataattcatattcacgttccagaattcacttccaaatatttaatcggttaaaaaatacgatgtataatattcgacaggcaaatttcggtccattttatttcactttccaaattcgcttccacaaattcagtggttaaaattctgcagataattcgccctttcacatccgggagctgcaggaatagcagtagagcacagaggcatgatctccaactgctgtcagttcctcaccagcaggtggtgcaagcggcttctgatgaagaccaaagcaacaggtggattaagtaatacagttacaaacactgatctgcagaaattaagcaagcgctaagtagaagttttgattatcggggcatgtggaaaagctgattgtgcgtatgtttatttcaacctctttgctgttaggctaccaagtaagcagcattcaaaggagattataatggtgttttacccaacgctgaattacagaactaacattacatctaaggaagacacatattgttttcggttgtttagtttctgtaactttgtgtcatggcttttgcgtcgctgtgctgtaatactggggatcccctcacgtcacactccaggattccccaatgacgagtaacgcttctcagtcaaataatactgtgatataagacctcagatctcagaatagattttgttgatgattatgcaaactatatacaggcaagcaaattgggtcaaaaagaatccaatgcgctgcattttctttataattgatttccattaccgctgatctataaagtcgacagtcacacaaagataccaataccatgattagttttaacaatatgcaaccaatttatattaacataaaaaatgagttaaaaacaatctaggtatattctgaaaatttaaactgaagaaattattgacgtgctaccgcacccaagggaccgtctgacaattccactgactgggttaaaaggtccaatgtgttttaattaaaatgttaaattacacagtcaaattcttaatcttgtatttctcatagtgattttctacaggtgagattttgccaatacctcccttgatatatttacagtaggctatacaattatttacatattaaagatccctggaaaaggttttcatgttccaacagttgtagtaggctacattgctagatacaagactgacttactagggatgggcgttttccacaaatatcacatttgaatatttgagctcacaaaaaaaagaatattcgaatattcgtttatttaaattaagtttaatgagtcagacgttatttttcagcaacatttgttttcgtcattttgaacaagcttacacacaataagcttgaacattacacatcgtgttttgtagctgaaaacctttaacaatgcatgcaaagaaataaaagtacagattaaaagcaaagaaataataataataagtgaacaaagaaaaaacgtaaagcagcctgcagcaattaggatattgtacacttaacttttaaactgtcagcaaatcttttttttctttttttctattgttttacatgttcttgttaagaaatatgggcatgaaaacatgatcgggggaaagtcggctccttagtctgttaacaataaggccggccgtggagaaaacgcgctctgacggcacagatgttggcgggactcacaaataacggtgtgctaagcgaataagttttgtgaagcgatTCGTGTTTTCggttcaccactgaatgggatcctcatctggtggaatacatggctccagcaagaactgttcccactcgtctcggctggactctctgtaatcatcgctggagaactggctcagccttttccgatgagtgggcattgcatccgctTTATCGTTGATGATGGCGGCTGCATccacaccactcgcatcaaggaaaattttctgataatgttaaaaaaaagtgttttttttcttacttctaaatggactgcatttatatagcgctttcaacagaccacatggccatccaaagcgctttacaatttgcctcacattcacccattcaaacacacattcacacaccgactgcagtgtctgccattcaaggcgccatccagctcatcgggagcagctggggttagatgtcttgctcaaggacacctcgacacttggtcaggtggagtcggggatcgaaccaccaaccttccggtttgcagacaacctacatgaaccactgagccactgccactgctacttctctcatgttttcatcgagaaacctgagatgtttgtgccgagggtctagggtagacacgagaagaggagttttcactgcattctccaagttagcggtgtttattcgttgcttgagagatgccgcaacaatgttcttgaattcggtcactttctgtgattctccatggcatatttgaagtagaagaccgcagttcttttagggggcattcacatatcgcgtcttttgcatgctcaagttcgttatttccaatgtaagcacgcggtatgcgcgctcataatggatgCGACgtggtcccgttttttccaggcgcgtccgcacagcatcgagttaaaaacatctcaactttcagaatgccacaagcgcaccgcaggtcatgtgacaagaactaaacattcagcttcatcctttcccgtaaacgttgaaagctcagccaagatgaaggaccagctgatcatagttgtatatggattgccattttgaaataaatttagtagcagagctactgaaagcgatttttttcttttgtgctgcaaatccatttatcctttgctgaaatttccgcgtcttcatggagagagcgcgttaTTGTTGCTTAGcttcaggagcgcttctgcccgagcgctttggaaagaaggagaaagtggcgcgcatagccttttccacgcattattaggcgcgatacgtgaatggccccttatttattcattaattttttttttttataaattaaataaattattttatatatataacatgcactttttcttgttccgtaacttgcgttcatatcctcatctgtctgtatatagtttgcatcatcagtaagatgtgagtttgtcttttaatcggtgtcactgttagtgcgctgagccacgtaatgcgttttcttttctttaacaagaAACAAGCAAATGCAAAGTTTAAATATGCCCTACGTTTTATTAAGAGGAAGGAAAATACAATGAGGTCGGATTTTCTGGCAAGGAAGCTGCAATATAATAGTCCAATTGAGTTCTGGAAAGAAATCAAAAGAATGAATAACTGTAAAACATCGTTACCAATGAATATTGATGGTGTCAACGGCGCAGAAGAAATTACTCAGTTGTGGCAGAAACATTACTATGAGCTGTTTAATTGTGTTAGAAGTAAGTCTTTTACAATGGGTGACATTGACAGTAATGAAGATGGTAGTGCCTATTATTTACACTAGTGCCACTAGTGTACCACACTAGTGCCTATTATTTAAGAAAAAGCTGGTAAGATTAATAGCTTGGA
Coding sequences within:
- the LOC132123453 gene encoding galactose-3-O-sulfotransferase 2-like, with product MKKPPPSDDKADKHAVKSLVDDTVMCQPKNHIVFLKTHKTASSTILNILYRYGESHNLTFALPAKMQSQLFYPTFFAAHFVEGVRSRSVKEFHILCNHMRFRSQEVRKVMPKDTFYFSILRNPVAMMESLFVYYKAIPAFRAVKSLEEFLIQGGRSYNASVPYNHYARNILTFDFGLDNTAPKKNIELDKRSAEVIAAVERDFPLILISEYFDESLVLLKHALCWSLDDVLSFRLNSRSERSRRPLRTETAERLKEWSSLDWRLYQHFNATFWKRIESTLGRAKLQQEVMLLRAKRRTLEKMCLQEGGAVDPVHVQDSSLKPFQYGVAVIQGYNLRLGLNNDTRQLCQRLITPELQYTSALYTKQFPQLSAAAAAKKIAVSRSTAVHRAVERNVEANVHTAMMNNTSHNHTNKVIVDEQLKQLS